One genomic window of Polyangium aurulentum includes the following:
- a CDS encoding glycosyltransferase, translated as MNDGHGSLWPREYIRNFRPKKSLRFAALTWGTRGDVQPFVALGAELLRRGHRVLLAARAPFRSFVEEHGLEFHEMEEDGTEDLMRALAKSDGGPQGIGVFVSSQRDLVGPQFRQFWEASEGADALICNSAFTAPALHIAEHRGLPVFQAFFDPGFVPTSRYCMADDRIQDFGPFGNMARTRLRNVAAGLLSRDIVNAWRKERGMKTLGTGERHHPDLLRRLPVLAAWSPQLIERPDDWPAWFAQTGRFRLPVKDDVSPRLRAFMEKGPAPVYIGFGSWGVHEKTELTELLLETLRITGDRAIFHRNTVDDRRAFPEGVYVDDDLPHDWLFPRMKAVVHHGGAGTTGAVATAGVPSIIIPAFFAQAVWGDVLIRKGIGTLLVRRELSAERLARALQWIDHPHIRERARALGERARTDRGEAHAADEIERRLQEAAEHPGGRR; from the coding sequence ATGAACGATGGGCATGGATCTCTCTGGCCTCGCGAATACATCCGCAACTTCCGGCCGAAGAAGAGCCTTCGATTCGCGGCCCTCACCTGGGGCACGCGCGGCGACGTGCAGCCCTTCGTCGCCCTCGGGGCGGAGCTTTTGCGCCGCGGTCACAGGGTCCTCCTCGCGGCGCGGGCGCCTTTCCGGTCCTTCGTCGAGGAGCACGGGCTCGAGTTCCACGAAATGGAAGAGGACGGCACCGAGGATCTCATGCGCGCGCTCGCGAAGAGCGACGGCGGGCCGCAGGGGATAGGCGTCTTCGTCTCCTCGCAGCGCGACCTCGTCGGCCCGCAGTTCCGGCAGTTCTGGGAGGCGAGCGAGGGGGCGGACGCGCTGATCTGCAACTCGGCCTTCACGGCCCCCGCATTGCACATCGCCGAGCACCGCGGCCTGCCCGTGTTCCAGGCGTTCTTCGACCCGGGCTTCGTCCCGACCTCGCGCTATTGCATGGCTGACGACCGCATCCAGGACTTCGGCCCCTTCGGCAACATGGCCCGGACCCGCCTCCGGAACGTCGCCGCGGGGCTCCTATCGCGCGATATCGTCAATGCCTGGCGCAAGGAGCGGGGCATGAAGACGCTCGGCACCGGCGAGCGCCACCACCCCGATCTGCTCCGCCGGCTGCCCGTGCTCGCGGCGTGGAGCCCCCAGCTCATCGAAAGGCCCGACGACTGGCCCGCGTGGTTCGCGCAGACGGGGCGCTTTCGATTGCCGGTAAAGGACGACGTCAGCCCGCGCCTGCGCGCCTTCATGGAGAAAGGTCCCGCCCCGGTCTACATCGGCTTCGGGAGCTGGGGCGTTCACGAGAAGACCGAATTGACGGAGCTCTTGCTCGAGACGCTGCGGATCACCGGCGACCGGGCGATTTTCCACCGCAACACCGTCGACGACCGGCGCGCATTCCCCGAGGGCGTGTACGTCGACGACGACCTGCCGCACGATTGGCTCTTTCCGCGGATGAAGGCGGTGGTCCATCACGGGGGAGCCGGGACCACGGGGGCCGTCGCCACGGCGGGAGTGCCCTCGATCATCATCCCGGCCTTCTTCGCGCAGGCGGTCTGGGGGGACGTGCTGATTCGAAAGGGGATCGGCACCCTGCTCGTGCGGCGCGAGCTGTCGGCGGAGCGCCTCGCCCGGGCGTTGCAATGGATCGATCACCCGCACATCCGCGAGCGGGCGAGGGCGCTCGGCGAGCGGGCGAGGACCGATCGCGGCGAGGCGCACGCGGCGGACGAAATCGAGCGGCGATTGCAGGAAGCGGCCGAGCATCCGGGCGGACGGCGTTGA
- a CDS encoding DUF362 domain-containing protein gives MTDAARVAIVSRPGTTYAAGGEAPFDPPNPVYEAVEALFREMGLDRGRAGTPEWNPLGDVIAPGDRVIVKPNLVSSKNLHEKITGKKLWASSTHGSLLRPVLDYALRATGPRGSVRVVDSPVEGCEIEKVAGPLGIFAVIDHLRSRGANVDFVDLRTFRVAPHFLLDDVRRGGLSWNLGALVRTRLGGDPRGYQVVDLGERSFFAREDSPPGARLRFHRSHYETPVPHHTGGRHEYSSPRTVLEADAVINLPKLKTHKKTGVTLALKSVIGLTNHKYWLPHFTGGDPSVGGDEFDRPQTLGERFESKLSRFPLPGDHSLVARAARVGGPPRVIDGSWEGNRTLWRTILDLNRILFFADREGVLRDAPVRRYLAIVDGLVAGEGEGPLGATPVDAGLLVGGTDPGVVDATAAEAMGLDPLRMPMIAEALGGGLLPGARLDRREVRTDGPSPSRRFKAPRSWPSLG, from the coding sequence ATGACGGACGCGGCGCGCGTCGCCATCGTCTCCCGCCCCGGCACGACCTACGCCGCGGGCGGCGAGGCCCCTTTCGATCCGCCGAACCCCGTTTACGAGGCCGTGGAGGCGCTCTTTCGCGAGATGGGGCTCGACCGCGGGCGCGCCGGCACACCGGAATGGAACCCGCTCGGCGACGTCATTGCGCCGGGCGATCGGGTCATCGTCAAGCCGAACCTGGTCTCCTCGAAGAACCTGCACGAGAAGATCACGGGAAAGAAGCTCTGGGCGTCGAGCACGCACGGCTCGCTCCTGCGGCCGGTGCTCGATTACGCGCTGCGCGCCACGGGGCCTCGGGGGAGCGTGCGCGTGGTCGACTCGCCCGTCGAGGGCTGCGAGATCGAGAAGGTCGCAGGTCCCCTCGGCATCTTCGCGGTGATCGATCACCTGCGCTCCCGGGGCGCGAACGTCGATTTCGTGGATCTGCGGACCTTCCGCGTGGCGCCCCATTTCCTGCTCGACGACGTGCGGCGCGGGGGGCTCTCGTGGAACCTCGGCGCGCTCGTGCGGACGCGCCTGGGGGGCGATCCGCGCGGCTATCAGGTGGTCGACCTCGGGGAGCGGAGCTTCTTCGCCCGCGAGGATTCTCCCCCCGGCGCGCGGCTGCGCTTTCACCGCAGCCATTACGAGACGCCCGTCCCGCACCACACCGGCGGCCGGCACGAATACAGCTCCCCGCGCACGGTGCTCGAGGCCGACGCGGTGATCAACCTCCCGAAGCTCAAGACGCACAAGAAGACGGGCGTCACGCTCGCCTTGAAGAGCGTGATCGGGTTGACCAACCACAAGTACTGGCTGCCCCATTTCACGGGCGGCGATCCGTCGGTGGGCGGCGACGAGTTCGATCGTCCGCAGACGCTCGGCGAGCGGTTCGAGTCGAAGCTGTCGCGCTTCCCGCTGCCCGGGGATCATTCGCTCGTGGCGCGCGCCGCGAGGGTGGGCGGGCCGCCCCGGGTGATCGACGGGAGCTGGGAGGGCAATCGCACGCTCTGGCGGACCATTCTCGACCTCAATCGGATCCTCTTCTTCGCGGACCGCGAGGGCGTCCTGCGCGACGCGCCCGTGCGGCGGTATCTCGCGATCGTCGACGGGCTCGTGGCCGGCGAGGGGGAAGGGCCGCTCGGGGCGACGCCGGTCGACGCGGGGCTGCTCGTGGGCGGCACCGATCCGGGGGTCGTGGACGCGACGGCGGCGGAGGCGATGGGGCTCGATCCGCTGCGGATGCCCATGATTGCCGAGGCGCTGGGCGGCGGCCTTTTGCCGGGGGCGCGGCTCGACCGGCGCGAGGTGCGCACCGACGGTCCGAGCCCCTCGCGGAGGTTCAAGGCGCCGCGGAGCTGGCCTTCGCTCGGGTGA